GCCCGGTGGTCATCCTACTGCACGGGTTCGGCGCGCCCGGGGATGATCTCGTCTCGCTCGGGGACGCCATTGGCGCCCCGGCCGGGACCCGGTTCGTCTTTCCCCAAGGGCCGCTCTCCCTCAATCTCGGTTTCGGCGACTCCCGGGCCTGGTGGATGATCGACTGGAACCGGGTCAACCAGGACATCGCCGCGGGCCGTTTCCGTGATTTGTCGCGGGAAGTACCCAAGGGCCTGCCCGCGGCGAGACAGGGGGTGCTGGCGATGCTCAAGGAGTTAGAGCGTCGTTTCGGGGTCGATCCCAGGAAGACCGTCCTCGGCGGATTCTCGCAGGGCGCCATGCTGGCCTGCGACGTGATGTTGAGGACGGATGATCCGTTCGCCGGACTGGTGTTGCTCTCGGGCACGTTACTAGCTCAGGATGAGTGGGCGCCGTTGATGCCGAAACGGCGAGGACTGCCGGTCTTCCAGAGCCACGGCACACACGATCACATCCTGCCGCATCTGATGGCCGAGCGGCTGCGGGATGAATTGACGCAGGCCGGGCTGCGGGTGGAGTGGCACAGCTTTCGAGGGGGTCACGAAATTCCGGATAGGGTCGTGACGCAGCTCGGCGCGTTCATCAGAAGCGTGCTGAATCGAACATGAGCGAGATCGCGGCGTTTGAACTCACAGGCGCCGACGGCGCAGAGCGGGTTTTCAGTGAACAGTTTACAGCTCTCGGCTGTCAGTTCCGGAAGTTGAGAACTGACGACTGACAGCTATTTGTCTTTCCCCGCCGTGGCCTTCATCACCGCTTCGCGCAGGCCCGCCGAGTGGGGATGGTTCACCTCGCGGCGGATGAGGATATCGGCGGGCCGAACGGTCTTGCCGTAGTAGGAGCTGTTCCACTCGTCCCGAAAGGCGATGACGGCGCCTTCCAACGACACGCCCGCGAAGAGGCCTTTGGCCCGCGCGAAGGACAGCAGATCGGCGCTGAGGTTGGGAGCGGTCGCGCCTTCCACGCCGGCACCCACCGGCCCGACGGCGATGGAGGCATCGGCGCCGAGCTTGAAGGTGCTGGTCAGCATGGATTCGACGCCCTTCTTGGTCATGATGAGCAGAATCACTTCGGCGGCCTGCGCGCCGAACTGGAAGCCGAAACTGCCGGCCCCCATCGTGTAGAACGCCGGTTCGCTCCACCCGCCGGTTTGCTCGTCCCGAACCAGCAAGACGCCGCTTCCCCCTGCGCCGCCGAAGAAGAAGGCGGCCTTCAAAAACTGGGGCACGATGAACAGACCCTTGGCCTCCTTCACATGATCCCGAAACCAGCTCATGTTGGAATCGGCCAGAAAGCCCTCCAGGGTCATCCGCGCACGATCCACCAGGTCTTGTTGTTCGCGATCCTCGGCCCACGTCGAATCGGGTACCGTCCCCGATAACGCGGTCAAGGCGACGGCGAGGAAAAGCCTCGCGACAGGCCGGGCGATGGGTCTCGGAAGAAAGACTCGGAATGCCTGTCCCTGCGGTCTGAACATGACCCCTCCATCTTGCGCGATGTTCGCCTCGCATCACGGGACCATCACTTCTCGGCGTTCTGCTATTGTCGCCGACGGCCCGGCCTTGGGCAACCCCGCGGCGGAACGAAGTGGTCATGCGTCCGTGTTGATCATCGAGGCGCGGCCGTGAATTACGGAACCGGAAGGCGCTCGAGCTCGGCGTGACGACGGAGCCCGGGCAGCGCCCGGCGCAGCCCGGCGGCCGCGGCCAGCGTGACCAGCCCGCCGAGGGCGACCGTAAGCGGCGCGCCGATCCACGCGCCGGAGATGCCGCCCAACAGGCTGCCGAAGACGGTGAGCCCCAGCGAGGCGGTGGTGTAGAGGCTGACCACCCGCCCGCGCATGCCGTCCGGCGCGAGCGATTGCAGCAGCGTGTTGCTCGCGGCCAAAGTGCCGACCATCGCGAAGCCGATCGCGGCCAGGGCCGGGAGGGAGAGCCACAGCGACCGGCTGGCGGCGAACAGAAGCAGGCTGCCGCCGAACAGGGTCACCGCGCGGCAGATGGATGAGGCGAGGCCGGTCACCGAGGGCCGGCGCGCGAGCTTGAGCGCGCCGGTCAAGGCGCCCACGCCCGTTGCGGCCATCAGCCAGCCGAGCCCGGCCGGGCCGACCCGGAGCACTTCACCTGCGAAGACGGGCAGGAGCGTGGCGAAAGGCATGGCGGCGACGCTCACGACGGCGACCGCAGCCAGCACCGCGCGGACGTGAGGAGTTGTGCGGGCATAGGTCAGACCTTCGCGGAGCTGGCTCGCAGCGTCGCCCGGCGGGAGAGGCGGAAGCGGAGCGATCCGCATCGCCTTCAGGCAGCCGAGGACCACCAGGTAGCTCAGGGCGTTGATCAGGAAGCAGGGGCCTTCGCCCACGGTCGCGACGAGCACGCCCGCGATGGAAGGGCCCACGATCCGGGCGGCGTTGAACATCGAGGAATTCAATCCGATGGCGGACGGGATATCCGGCGACGGGACCAGATCGGTCATGAACGTCTGCCGGGTCGGAATTTCCAGCGCGCTGATCAAACCCATCAGCAGCGCCAGCGCAAGAATCCAGGGGACCGTCACGAGGCCGGTGAGCGTGAGCGCCGCCAGGGTCGCCGCCTGGAGCAGCAACAGGGTTTGGGTGAGGACCATCAGCCGATAGCGAGGGACTCGGTCCGCCACCAGGCCGGCCGCGAGCGACAGGAAGAGGATCGGCGCCCGGGCGAGGAATTCCGTCACGCCCAGGAGAAGCGGCGACTCCGTCAGCCGATAGACGAGCCAGGCTTGCGCCAGGCTGTGCATCCAGGAGCCGCACAGGGAAAACCCATGGCCCGCCGCAAAGAGGGCGAAGTTGCGATGGCTCAAGGCGCGCCAGGGCGATGCGGAAGGCAGGTGCTCGTTCAAGAGGATATCTCGGATTGATGAAACGGAAATGGTTCTGGCCTTGCTCCTGTGTACCATATCACGTGACCTACAGACAGGGGACGCGTTTGCGCCCTGTCGTCCACACCGATGCTGTGTTAGACTACCGCGCTGCCGGCTCAGTTGTGAGTCGTCGGACAGTCAAACGGACGCTCTCCGAGAGTACGGCGGAAGAAAGGATTGGTTCGGAATCCATGAGCGCGAACGACAAGCAGGTGATTTTTTCCTTGATCGGCGTCGGCAAGGTCTATCCGCCGAAAAAGCAGGTGCTGCGGGACATTTATCTGGGCTTCTATTACGGCGCCAAGATCGGCGTGCTGGGCTTGAACGGGTCGGGCAAGAGCACGCTGTTGCGCATTATCGCTGGCGCGGAGAAAGGCTATCTCGGCGAGATCACGATGTCCAAGGGCTACACGGTCGGACTGCTGGAACAGGAACCGCAGCTCGATCCGACCAAGACAGTGAAGGAGGTCGTCGAAGAGGGTCGCAAGGACGTGATCGCCCTGCTGAAAGAATACGAAGACGTGAGTAACAGGATCGGCGAGGCCTCGCCCGAGGAAATGGAAAAACTGTTGGACAGGCAGGCGCAGCTTCAGGAACGGATCGAGGCGGCCAACGGCTGGGAGCTGGAAAACGAGCTGGAGGTCGCGATGGACGCGCTTCGCTGTCCACCGGCCGATCAGAAGGTCGGCACGCTCTCCGGCGGGGAGAAGCGCCGGGTCGCGCTCTGCCGCCTGTTGATCCAGGAACCGGATATCCTCTTGCTCGACGAACCGACGAACCATCTCGACGCCGAATCGGTGCAGTGGCTGGAGCAGCATTTGCAGCAGTACAAGGGCACGGTCATCGCCGTCACGCACGACCGGTACTTTCTCGACAACGTGGCCGGCTGGATCCTGGAGCTCGATCGCGGCCACGGGATTCCCTTTCAGGGCAACTACTCGTCGTGGCTCGAGCAGAAGCAGGCGCGGCTGGAGAAGGAAGAGAAGGCCGAATCCAAGCGGCGGAAGACCTTGGAGCGCGAGCTGGAATGGATTCGGATGTCGCCCAAGGCGCGCCAGGCCAAGGGCAAGGCGCGGCTCAACCGCTATGAAGAGCTGGTGAGCCAGCAGCAGGAACGGAGGGCCGAGGACCTGGAGATTTACATTCCGCCGGGGCCGCGCCTCGGCGACGTGGTGGTGGAGGCGAGAGGCGTCAGCAAGGCCTACGCCGACAAGGTCCTGTTCGAAAACCTCAGTTTCAGCCTGCCGCGCGGCGGCATCGTCGGCGTCATCGGACCGAACGGCGCCGGCAAGACAACCCTGTTCAAGCTGATCGTCGGCAAGGAGAAGCCGGACGCGGGCACGATCAGGCTCGGCGAGACCGTGAAGCTCGGCTACGTGGACCAGGACCGCACGCTCGACGGCAACAAAACCGTCTGGGAGGTCATCTCCGACGGGAACGACACGATCAAGCTCGGCAAGGTCGAGGTCAACTCGCGGGCGTACTGCGCGCGATTCAACTTCAGCGGCGCCGACCAGCAGAAGAAGGTGAAGGACCTCTCGGGAGGGGAGCGGAACCGGGTGCATCTCGCGCGGATGCTCAAGGAAGGCGCGAACCTTCTCCTCTTAGACGAGCCGACGAACGATCTCGACGTGAACACCCTGCGCGCGTTGGAGGAGGGCCTCGAATCCTTCGGCGGCTGCGCTGTCGTGAGCAGCCACGACCGCTGGTTCTTGGACCGTATCGCCACCCACATCCTGGCGTTCGAGGGCGACAGCCGCGTCGTCTGGTTCGAAGGCAACTACAGCGAATATGAAGCCGACCGAAAGAAGCGGCTCGGCAAAGAAGCCGAACGGCCGCACCGGATCCGGTATCGGAAACTGACCAGGGGCTAGACCCGTTCTTCTAGATGGTTTACTCTATGCGAGGCTTACGACATCAGCAGCGAACGGAAAGCATCGAAAGCGGAGGACAGATACCAGAGTTTGCCCCCATCTTGACGCTATGAAGCTCAAAAGGATCGTACTGAAGGGTTTCAAGTCGATAAGAGAGCTCGATCTCGAATTACGCTCGCTGAACGTGCTGATCGGAGCTAATGGAGCAGGGAAAAGCAATTTCATCGCGTTGTTCCACCTGCTCAACCAGATGGTCATGGGCAATTTCCAGAATGCCGTTGCGAAGGCCGGCGGAGCCGGGACCTTTCTATACTTCGGTGAAAAGACGACGAAGCAGATTGATGTCGACCTTTACTTTGGACAGAACGGTTACTCCTGTTCTTGGGCCGCGACTGCCGACGGGTCTCTGTTTTTTGCAAAGGAACTGTGCCGTTTTTGGGGTGATCATACAACTGCTCCCTCTGGCCATCGTGAACCTCTCGGTTCTGGGCATCGTGAGAGTAAACTGAGTGAAGCTGAAAGGCCTCCGGGTTCACCGGTTCAAGGCTACGTCAGCGATGCTTTAAGAAGCTGGAAGGTCTATCACTTCCACGATACCAGCGAAACAGCCCCCGTGAAGAAGTCCGGGGAAATCAACGATAACCTGTTCCTCCGACCAGACGCCGGGAACCTTGCCGCGTTCCTTTTTCGCCTGAGAGAAAGCCGACAGCGAGATCACTATGAGGCGATTCGTGACACCGTCCGCCAGGTGACGCCGTTCTTTGATGACTTTGTCCTCAGACCTGATCCTCTGAACGAGAATATGATTCGCCTCGAGTGGAGGGAGAGAGGGTCCGATTACCCGTTCATGGCATACCATCTCTCCGATGGGACGTTGCGATTCATGTGTCTCGTGACTTTGCTGATGCAGCCGACTCCGCCCTCGACCGTGCTCATCGATGAGCCGGAACTTGGGCTTCATCCATACGCTATCGTCGTGCTGGCATCTCTGTTGAAAAGCGCTTCACGACGGACTCAGGTAGTGGTGTCAACGCAATCGGTGCCGTTAGTGAATCAATTGGATCTCGAGGATATCGTTGTGGTCGAGAGAGTCGAACGGCAGTCCGCGTTTAGGCGTTTGGACGTTGAGGAAATCAAGGGTTGGCTCGAAGACTATAGGATCGGAGACCTCTGGGAGAAGAACCTGTTGGGCGGCAGGCCATAAAGGGTGAAGAAGGTCTTCGTGTACGTGGAGGGTCCAACGGAGGAACGGTTCGTCAAGCAGTTGATGGTTCCGTATCTGGAACAGCGAGGTATCTTTCTTCACCCGATCGGTTGGAATGGACAAGGAAAGTACAGCAAGGTGCGGAAAGATTTGTTCAGACTCTTGGGAGACGCAAGTGCCGCGCTTGTGACAACGATGCTCGACTACTACGGACTTCCAAACAGTTTCCCGGGGAGAAGCGAGCCTGAGGGCAGCGATTGCTATCAGCATGTACGGTTCGTCGAGAATGCAATCGGTGCTGATATTAGCAATCAAAAGTTCCGACCCCACCTTACCCTGCATGAGTTCGAGAACCTTCTGTTTGCTTCACCAGGCGACATGGCAGCGGGGTTACCCGGTGGGCAAGGCCTTGAGCAGATGTTTCGCGGCATTCGCAGCCAATATAGGACTCCTGAAGAGATCAACGATAGCTCAAGCACTGCCGCACATATGAGGATTTCTGGCGTGTACCCACAGTACCAAAAAGCGCTTCATGGGCCGCAGATTGCCGAACGAATTGGCCTGGACAAGATCCGTACAGAATGTCCTCATTTCAACGAATGGATCTCCTTCTTGGAATCTCTCAGCGAGTAAGTTCTTTACGAGCAGCAGAATTTACGGGTCGGACTTACAACTGGCTTCAGTGATCGACGGTTGCGTGTAGCCACCAGACTAACCCTCTGTGCAGTGAGCCAAGGCAGTTCTTCCCTTGTTCTCGTCACCGGCGCCGCCGGCCTCATTGGCAGCTACCTCGTCAAGGCCGCCGCGCGGTGGGCGCCGGAATGGCGGGTCTACGGCCTGACCCGTTCCGCTCTCGATCTCACCGACACGGCCCGGGTCCGCGACCGGTGGCGGACGCTCCAGCCGAGCCTCGTCATTCACTGCGCGGCGCTGAGCCGGACGGAAGCCTGCGAGCGGGAGCCGGCGCTGGCGCACAGGCTCAACGTCGACGTCACGGCGCGGCTCGCCGACCTGTCCGCGGACATCGCCTTTCTCTTCTTCTCCAGCGACCAGGTCTTCGACGGCCGCACGGGCCGGTACGGGGAAACCGACGAACCTCATCCGCTGAATGTGTACGCCGAAACCAAACTGGCGGCCGAACGGGTTGTTCTGGCGAATCCGAAGCATACGGTCGTGCGGACGTCGCTGAACGCGGGCTGGTCGCCGACCGGAGACCGCAGTTTCGTCGAAGAGATGCGGCGAACGTGGCAGGCCGGGCGGAGGCTCACGCTGTTCACCGATGAATTTCGTTGCCCGATTCCCGCCGGGGTCACGGCGCGGGCCGTCTGGGAATTGGTGCGGAAGCAGCAGCCGGGACTGTACCATCTGGCCGGCGCCGAGCGGCTGTCGCGATGGGACATCGGACGGTTGCTGGCCGCGCAGTGGCCGGAGCTGCAAGCTGAAATGGCGCCCGGATCGGTTCGGGACTACGCCGGGCCATACCGTCCCCCGGACTTGTCCCTGAACTGCGATAAGATCCAAGCGCTGCTGTCGTTTCGGTTGCCGGGATTCGGCGAGTGGCTGGCCGGCCGCGCGGGCCGTGATGACGATCTTTGGGACTACTAAAACCCGTGAAGCGTGATGCGTGAAGCGGGGCACCCATTGCATTACTGGAGCAATGGGTCCCGGTGAAGCGCAACCCCGGGAAAAGGAGCACGCGATGACGGGGTCCGACCCTCTCGCCCTGGTCGTGACGGGTTATCTGGCGATGGCCGTCCTCATGGCGGGGCTGTGGGCTCTGCAACTCCGCGTGCGGAACGCCTCGATCGCGGACGCCGGCTGGTGTCTGGGGCTCGGCCTCGTCGTCTGCTGGTACGCGTGGGCCGCCCACGGAGACACGGATCGTCGATGGCTCGTCGCGATCATGGGATCGATCTATGCCTTTCGCCTCGGGTTCTACATCCTGGTCGATCGCGTGCTCGGCAAAGCGGAGGATGCACGGTATCGGCGGCTCCGGCAGGAGTGGGGCGAACGGCAAGAGGTCCGGCTGTTCCTCTACTTTCAGCTCCAGGCCGCCGCGGTCGCCCTGTTTTCGTTGCCCTTTCTGGTCCTCATGCAGAACCCGCGGCCGACCTTCAGCCTGTGGGAGTTGGCCGGCGCGCTCGTGTGGCTCGTCGCCGTCACCGGCGAAGCGGTCGCGGATCGGCAACTGGCGCAGTTTCGCGCCAAGCCCTGGAACCGTGACAGAGTCTGCCGCGAAGGGTTGTGGCGGTATTCGCGCCACCCCAACTACTTCTTCGAATGGCTGCACTGGTGGAGCTACGTCGTGATGGGCGTTGGGCTGCCGAACTGGTGGGTGACGCTCCTGGGGCCGGTCGTGATGGGCTGGGCGCTGCTCAAGGTGACGGGCATTCCACCGGCCGAGGAACAGGCCGTCGCCAGCCGCGGGGAGGAGTACCGCATCTACCAGCGAACCACGAGCGCCTTCTTCCCGTGGTTTCCCAAGTCCGGCTGATCCTTACCGGCTTTGACTCAGTGCGGCCAGCCTGTCCTTGGCCTTCTTCGCCGCGTCGCTGTTCGGGTAGTCGCGGAGGATCTCTTCGTACAGTTCCTTGGCGTGCGCCTGGTTGTTCTGCTTTTCTTCGAATTGCGCGGTCTCGAACAACTCGTCCGCCTTGTTGCCGGTGCAGCTCGCCGCGGCGAGCGCGAGCGCAAAGAACCACCCGATCACGGTGCGCGTCATGCGACCACCTCTTTCCGGAAGCTCTCATGGTAGATGCGGCGTGTCGGGCTCGTCCAGCGGGAAAACGCCGGGAGAGGCGATCACAGCATCAGGAGTTTGGTGATCGGGCTGTCGGGTTGGCGCGGGGTCTGGCGAGCGTGATACGAGTGGGCGCGCAATTTGTCCCGGTCGAGCCGCACGCGCCCGCCGTCCGCCTCGTGCAGCTTCTGCCAGGATTCGAGCAGATTCAGGCAGGCGTGGTCGATGTGGCGGAGCGAGTCGAAGCGAACCTGGATGTCCGTGCCGGGCGGGACCAGTTCGAGCGCCGTGGCGAGCTTCGGGAGACTCACGAACGTGGCGATGCCTTTGAGATCCAGCGTCAACGCGCCGGTGCGGACATCGGACGAGAGTTCCGTCTCGAGGTTCTGCGTGGTGTAAATCAATTTGGCGACGGCCAAGCCTACGCCGACCAGCACCCCTGTCAGCAGATTGGTCGCCACGATCGTGCCGAGCGTCCCCGCGTAGATCAACACCTCGCTTCGGCCGTGCGTCCTCAATTCGCGGATCGCTCCGACGTTGATGAGCTTGTAGCCGGTGAAGACCAGCACGGCGCCCAGGCTCGCCGTAGGAATCAGACGAAGCATGAAGGGAAGAAACGAGACGAAGAGCAGCAGCCAGGTCCCGTGAAGGATGGCGGAGGCGCGGGTCCGGGCGCCGGCGTGGACGTTGGCCGCGCTGCGGACGATGACGCCCGTCATGGGCAGCGCGCCGAGGAGCCCGCAGAGCATGTTGCCCACGCCCTGGCTGAACAGTTCGCGGTTATAGCGGGTGCGGCGGCCCGTGTGGAGGTGGTCCACCGCCGTTGCCGACAGCAGGGTTTCCACGCTGGCGATGAGCGCGAGCGCCAGCGCTTCCGCCAGCGTCGCGGTGTCCAGGAGATGGCGAAGGTTCTCGGCCGTCGGGAACTGGATGATGCTCAGGAGATCGTCGCGGACCTTGACGTGGCTGATCGGGAGATCGAACATCGTCGAGACCGAGGCGGCCAGCGCTACGCCGATCAACAGCGCGGGAATGGCTCTCGCCTTCTTGGGCGCCAGGAGATTCCAAAGGACGATGGCCCCGATCGTGAGCACTCCGATCCGCGCGGCGACGTGATGGTTTGTGGCGACGTCGTGATCCGGCACGAGCCCCTTCCACACGGCGGCGGGAATGGTCAGAATGTTTTCGATCCCGCTGCCTTTCGGCGTGTCGTCGATCATGACGTGAAACTGGCTGGCGAAGATCAGCACGCCGATGCCGGCCAGCATCCCGTGGATCACCGCGGGAGAGACGGCCCGGAACCATTGTCCCAACTGGAGCCAGGCCGACGCGATCTGAATGACGCCGGCCATCAGGACGATCACGGCCAACTTCTCCAGGCCGTGGGTCTGGATCAGCTCATAGACGATCACGCTCAGACCGGCCGCCGGCCCGCTGACCTGCAGCGGACAGCCCGACAGCCACCCGACGACGAGCCCGCCGACGATGCCGGTGATGATGCCGGTCGCCGGCGGCGCGCCGGAGGCGACTGCAATGCCCATGCAGAGCGGCAGCGCCACCAGGAACACGACGATCGACGCGAACAGATCCCGCTTCAAATCGGCGGGGGTGAAGTTGTGGAGGTCAGCGTTGAATCCCATGGCCGAAGCCTGCGTCGCGATTCTCGCAGGTGCAAAGTCTCAGCAAAGGGTAGCGGAAGGAATCGAAGGGACCAAGCGAATTCCATCATCCTATTGGTGAGTCCGACCGGGCGGGATTACAAACCCTTGGGCCGGGTCCCGGTGCGGGAAGCCGAAAGGTCGATTCCATACCGCGGGGCCGTGATCGCCTCGCTCCGGCAGCGGGGACAACGACTCGGTCTGGTCAGACGCGACCGGTCCCGAAAGATATAGCCGCAATCCTGGCATGCGGACGGTTCCAGCATGAAGCGGCGCGACCGATCGCGGGCGACGGTTTTCACGATGTGGGTCAGATGCTCTTCGACCTGGCGTTCGGAGATGCCGACCAGTTGGGCCAGTTGCCGTGACGTGAGCCGCGCGTCGAGGAGCAAATCCATCATACGCTGGCGAGCGGTCTGTTCCGGCGGAAGCATGGATGGTGCGGGCGGAAGCATGGGGCTGTGATGGTACGCGAATCGAAGGCGCGAAGCCAAGCCATCCGTTGACGCTTCTCTACCGGAAGAGGAAGAAGGTCGCACGGAACACGTTATGAAACTGTGGCTGACCATCGCGCTCGGCGCCCTCGCCCTGGCTGGGGTTTCGTTGGCGCTGGGAGCGGCGCTGAGCGCGCCCTCGCGCGGCAAACGGTTGGCTCAGGCCCTAAGAATTCCCCATCCCGCCGTCATCGCCCACCGAGGCGCATCCTTTTACGCGCCGGAGGGCACTCGTCCCGCGTATCTGCTCGCTCGCGAGATGGGCGCCGATTATCTGGAGCTGGATCTCCAACGGTCCCGTGACGGCGTGCTCGTTGTCTTCCATGACGACGATTTGTCCCGCACCACCAACGTGGCCGAAATTTTCCCCGGCCGCGAGCAAGCGCCGGTCGGCTCCTTTACGTTCGAAGAGCTGCAGCGCCTGGACGCCGGCTCGTGGTTCAACCGGCGGTTTCCGAAACGAGCGCGGCCGGCGTTTGGCGGCCTGCGCATCCTGCGGCTGGA
Above is a window of Nitrospirota bacterium DNA encoding:
- a CDS encoding lipid-binding SYLF domain-containing protein, which translates into the protein MFRPQGQAFRVFLPRPIARPVARLFLAVALTALSGTVPDSTWAEDREQQDLVDRARMTLEGFLADSNMSWFRDHVKEAKGLFIVPQFLKAAFFFGGAGGSGVLLVRDEQTGGWSEPAFYTMGAGSFGFQFGAQAAEVILLIMTKKGVESMLTSTFKLGADASIAVGPVGAGVEGATAPNLSADLLSFARAKGLFAGVSLEGAVIAFRDEWNSSYYGKTVRPADILIRREVNHPHSAGLREAVMKATAGKDK
- a CDS encoding MFS transporter, which translates into the protein MNEHLPSASPWRALSHRNFALFAAGHGFSLCGSWMHSLAQAWLVYRLTESPLLLGVTEFLARAPILFLSLAAGLVADRVPRYRLMVLTQTLLLLQAATLAALTLTGLVTVPWILALALLMGLISALEIPTRQTFMTDLVPSPDIPSAIGLNSSMFNAARIVGPSIAGVLVATVGEGPCFLINALSYLVVLGCLKAMRIAPLPPLPPGDAASQLREGLTYARTTPHVRAVLAAVAVVSVAAMPFATLLPVFAGEVLRVGPAGLGWLMAATGVGALTGALKLARRPSVTGLASSICRAVTLFGGSLLLFAASRSLWLSLPALAAIGFAMVGTLAASNTLLQSLAPDGMRGRVVSLYTTASLGLTVFGSLLGGISGAWIGAPLTVALGGLVTLAAAAGLRRALPGLRRHAELERLPVP
- the ettA gene encoding energy-dependent translational throttle protein EttA yields the protein MSANDKQVIFSLIGVGKVYPPKKQVLRDIYLGFYYGAKIGVLGLNGSGKSTLLRIIAGAEKGYLGEITMSKGYTVGLLEQEPQLDPTKTVKEVVEEGRKDVIALLKEYEDVSNRIGEASPEEMEKLLDRQAQLQERIEAANGWELENELEVAMDALRCPPADQKVGTLSGGEKRRVALCRLLIQEPDILLLDEPTNHLDAESVQWLEQHLQQYKGTVIAVTHDRYFLDNVAGWILELDRGHGIPFQGNYSSWLEQKQARLEKEEKAESKRRKTLERELEWIRMSPKARQAKGKARLNRYEELVSQQQERRAEDLEIYIPPGPRLGDVVVEARGVSKAYADKVLFENLSFSLPRGGIVGVIGPNGAGKTTLFKLIVGKEKPDAGTIRLGETVKLGYVDQDRTLDGNKTVWEVISDGNDTIKLGKVEVNSRAYCARFNFSGADQQKKVKDLSGGERNRVHLARMLKEGANLLLLDEPTNDLDVNTLRALEEGLESFGGCAVVSSHDRWFLDRIATHILAFEGDSRVVWFEGNYSEYEADRKKRLGKEAERPHRIRYRKLTRG
- a CDS encoding AAA family ATPase; translated protein: MKLKRIVLKGFKSIRELDLELRSLNVLIGANGAGKSNFIALFHLLNQMVMGNFQNAVAKAGGAGTFLYFGEKTTKQIDVDLYFGQNGYSCSWAATADGSLFFAKELCRFWGDHTTAPSGHREPLGSGHRESKLSEAERPPGSPVQGYVSDALRSWKVYHFHDTSETAPVKKSGEINDNLFLRPDAGNLAAFLFRLRESRQRDHYEAIRDTVRQVTPFFDDFVLRPDPLNENMIRLEWRERGSDYPFMAYHLSDGTLRFMCLVTLLMQPTPPSTVLIDEPELGLHPYAIVVLASLLKSASRRTQVVVSTQSVPLVNQLDLEDIVVVERVERQSAFRRLDVEEIKGWLEDYRIGDLWEKNLLGGRP
- a CDS encoding DUF4276 family protein gives rise to the protein MKKVFVYVEGPTEERFVKQLMVPYLEQRGIFLHPIGWNGQGKYSKVRKDLFRLLGDASAALVTTMLDYYGLPNSFPGRSEPEGSDCYQHVRFVENAIGADISNQKFRPHLTLHEFENLLFASPGDMAAGLPGGQGLEQMFRGIRSQYRTPEEINDSSSTAAHMRISGVYPQYQKALHGPQIAERIGLDKIRTECPHFNEWISFLESLSE
- a CDS encoding SDR family oxidoreductase; translation: MSQGSSSLVLVTGAAGLIGSYLVKAAARWAPEWRVYGLTRSALDLTDTARVRDRWRTLQPSLVIHCAALSRTEACEREPALAHRLNVDVTARLADLSADIAFLFFSSDQVFDGRTGRYGETDEPHPLNVYAETKLAAERVVLANPKHTVVRTSLNAGWSPTGDRSFVEEMRRTWQAGRRLTLFTDEFRCPIPAGVTARAVWELVRKQQPGLYHLAGAERLSRWDIGRLLAAQWPELQAEMAPGSVRDYAGPYRPPDLSLNCDKIQALLSFRLPGFGEWLAGRAGRDDDLWDY
- a CDS encoding DUF1295 domain-containing protein — translated: MTGSDPLALVVTGYLAMAVLMAGLWALQLRVRNASIADAGWCLGLGLVVCWYAWAAHGDTDRRWLVAIMGSIYAFRLGFYILVDRVLGKAEDARYRRLRQEWGERQEVRLFLYFQLQAAAVALFSLPFLVLMQNPRPTFSLWELAGALVWLVAVTGEAVADRQLAQFRAKPWNRDRVCREGLWRYSRHPNYFFEWLHWWSYVVMGVGLPNWWVTLLGPVVMGWALLKVTGIPPAEEQAVASRGEEYRIYQRTTSAFFPWFPKSG
- a CDS encoding SulP family inorganic anion transporter, encoding MGFNADLHNFTPADLKRDLFASIVVFLVALPLCMGIAVASGAPPATGIITGIVGGLVVGWLSGCPLQVSGPAAGLSVIVYELIQTHGLEKLAVIVLMAGVIQIASAWLQLGQWFRAVSPAVIHGMLAGIGVLIFASQFHVMIDDTPKGSGIENILTIPAAVWKGLVPDHDVATNHHVAARIGVLTIGAIVLWNLLAPKKARAIPALLIGVALAASVSTMFDLPISHVKVRDDLLSIIQFPTAENLRHLLDTATLAEALALALIASVETLLSATAVDHLHTGRRTRYNRELFSQGVGNMLCGLLGALPMTGVIVRSAANVHAGARTRASAILHGTWLLLFVSFLPFMLRLIPTASLGAVLVFTGYKLINVGAIRELRTHGRSEVLIYAGTLGTIVATNLLTGVLVGVGLAVAKLIYTTQNLETELSSDVRTGALTLDLKGIATFVSLPKLATALELVPPGTDIQVRFDSLRHIDHACLNLLESWQKLHEADGGRVRLDRDKLRAHSYHARQTPRQPDSPITKLLML
- a CDS encoding transcriptional regulator produces the protein MMDLLLDARLTSRQLAQLVGISERQVEEHLTHIVKTVARDRSRRFMLEPSACQDCGYIFRDRSRLTRPSRCPRCRSEAITAPRYGIDLSASRTGTRPKGL